From the genome of Nocardia sp. NBC_01503, one region includes:
- a CDS encoding MarR family winged helix-turn-helix transcriptional regulator produces the protein MKTESAFPGGADHDRAEAIEVIQRELTAFARRARGRAAELHPELSLVASSILDLVIERDGCLASDLAGHFHLDKSTMSRQVAALERLGYLTREVDPANRRNHVLTATAAGRRVAGSAARSRSAAFADRLRDWDDADIARMADYLVRYNAADE, from the coding sequence ATGAAGACCGAATCGGCATTCCCGGGTGGTGCGGACCACGATCGCGCGGAGGCGATCGAGGTCATCCAGCGTGAGCTCACCGCCTTCGCGCGCCGGGCGCGCGGCCGGGCCGCCGAACTGCATCCGGAGCTGTCGCTGGTGGCGTCGAGCATTCTGGATCTGGTCATTGAGCGGGATGGTTGCCTGGCCAGTGATCTGGCCGGACATTTCCATCTCGACAAATCGACCATGAGCCGTCAGGTGGCGGCTCTGGAGCGGCTCGGGTACCTGACCCGCGAGGTCGATCCGGCCAATCGGCGCAATCATGTGCTGACCGCGACGGCCGCGGGTCGCCGGGTCGCCGGGTCCGCCGCGCGCAGTCGCTCCGCGGCCTTCGCGGACCGCCTGCGGGATTGGGACGATGCGGACATTGCGCGCATGGCCGACTATCTGGTTCGTTACAACGCCGCCGACGAGTAG
- a CDS encoding organic hydroperoxide resistance protein has translation MAPLYTAVATSVGRDGRSYTDDGILDLTLARPKEMGGDGAGTNPEQLFAAGYSACFASALGLVSKRMNLDASDASVTAEVGLNALEGGAFGLSVVLRVELPEHLHNEQGQALIEATHQVCPYSNATRGNIPVELVVE, from the coding sequence ATGGCACCTCTCTACACCGCAGTCGCCACCTCGGTCGGTCGCGACGGCCGCTCGTACACCGATGACGGCATTCTCGACCTCACCCTGGCCCGCCCGAAGGAGATGGGCGGCGACGGCGCGGGCACCAATCCCGAACAGCTCTTCGCGGCCGGCTACTCGGCCTGCTTCGCCAGCGCCCTCGGCCTGGTCTCCAAGCGTATGAACCTGGACGCGTCGGACGCCTCGGTCACCGCCGAGGTCGGCCTGAACGCTCTGGAGGGCGGCGCTTTCGGACTCTCCGTCGTACTGCGGGTCGAATTGCCCGAGCACCTGCACAACGAACAGGGGCAGGCGCTCATCGAGGCCACCCACCAGGTCTGCCCGTACTCCAATGCCACCCGGGGCAATATCCCGGTGGAACTGGTTGTGGAGTAG
- a CDS encoding TetR/AcrR family transcriptional regulator, with product MSEARERLLETATRLFYAEGIHTVGIDRIIAEAGIAKATFYRHFKTKEDLVVAYLEREYDRQRGVLESVPEPGADGIVTIFEKLGELSRGPGFRGCPFINAAVEFPNPEHAVRAVVRDYRDWFRELMAERLRAAGHENPDQAARALLLTRDGVTVSGGIGDAETVRAGIRTALAQFDIRR from the coding sequence ATGAGTGAAGCCCGCGAACGCCTGCTGGAGACCGCCACCCGGCTCTTCTACGCCGAGGGCATTCACACCGTGGGCATCGACCGCATCATCGCCGAGGCCGGTATCGCCAAGGCCACCTTCTATCGGCACTTCAAGACCAAGGAGGACCTCGTAGTCGCGTATCTGGAGCGCGAATACGACCGCCAGCGCGGGGTTTTGGAGTCGGTGCCCGAACCGGGCGCGGACGGGATCGTCACCATCTTCGAGAAGCTCGGCGAGCTGAGCCGGGGTCCGGGATTCCGAGGCTGCCCCTTCATCAACGCCGCCGTGGAGTTCCCGAATCCGGAGCATGCGGTGCGCGCGGTGGTGCGGGACTATCGCGATTGGTTCCGTGAGCTGATGGCCGAACGGCTGCGCGCCGCCGGTCACGAGAATCCGGACCAGGCGGCGCGCGCACTGCTGTTGACCAGGGACGGGGTGACCGTCAGCGGTGGTATCGGCGATGCCGAGACCGTGCGGGCGGGAATCCGAACGGCGTTGGCGCAGTTCGATATTCGCCGCTGA